The following proteins come from a genomic window of Candidatus Woesearchaeota archaeon:
- a CDS encoding S6e family ribosomal protein: MDIKLTISDSKTGKSYKRELKGQDSKVLIGKKIGDIVKGDNMGFSGYEFQVTGGSDDCGFPMRRDVEGITKRKIYTVKSKGIRIAEKGIKLRKTVAGNTIGIKTSQVNLKITKEGKEKFAEEKKEGEEAAKEEKPAETKKEKQEEPKEESKKEEKPADIKESRA; the protein is encoded by the coding sequence ATGGACATAAAACTAACAATAAGCGACTCTAAGACAGGAAAGTCTTACAAGAGAGAGCTGAAAGGACAGGATTCTAAGGTGCTGATTGGGAAGAAGATCGGCGACATTGTAAAGGGCGACAATATGGGCTTTAGCGGCTATGAGTTCCAGGTGACTGGCGGCTCAGATGACTGCGGATTTCCGATGAGGAGAGATGTTGAAGGTATTACCAAAAGAAAGATCTACACTGTAAAAAGCAAAGGAATCAGGATTGCGGAAAAGGGCATTAAGCTGAGAAAAACAGTTGCCGGCAACACAATCGGAATAAAAACTTCTCAGGTGAATTTAAAGATTACAAAAGAAGGGAAAGAAAAGTTTGCTGAAGAAAAGAAAGAAGGCGAAGAAGCGGCAAAGGAAGAAAAACCTGCTGAAACAAAGAAAGAGAAACAAGAAGAGCCTAAGGAAGAATCTAAAAAAGAAGAAAAGCCAGCAGATATAAAAGAAAGCCGAGCATAA